The following proteins come from a genomic window of Nocardiopsis sp. YSL2:
- a CDS encoding MFS transporter: protein MDPTPVPANAHRAPTTRLGTDFHRFWAAGTLTNLGDGILSTALPLIAATLTHDPLAVSGLAVVRFLPWLLFAPFAGVLIDRVDRMRAMAVANALAAVVVAALTITVATSTATLGVMYAALFAVTCCETVTDPASRIAVTRLVPGRLLDRANSRLEGGRLVAQDCVARPLGGALFAVAAVLPVAGTALSYALCAVLTILIVVSRRRSGRVGTGRTEPVRGAAVSASRQLREGFGHVFGNPLMRALALNNAAMMIGLQMGTAVLVLHVRHEWGVGAAYFGLFTSSLAVGGVLGAVCAAPLIARLGRRAVLLGGYTVGGLGLALMALLPDAYLGAVVLAVVGLCLALTNIAGSLLFQTMVPDHLRGRASAAFRALGWGLAPVGALAGGLLGRVDLSLPYLVGGLTMVVAVVVFRRVLTEFARRSDESAANLAADAVPR, encoded by the coding sequence ATGGACCCGACCCCCGTACCCGCCAACGCCCACCGGGCCCCGACCACCCGCCTGGGCACCGACTTCCACCGGTTCTGGGCCGCCGGAACCCTGACCAACCTGGGCGACGGCATCCTGAGCACCGCGTTGCCGCTGATCGCCGCCACTCTCACCCACGACCCGCTGGCGGTCTCCGGCCTGGCGGTCGTCCGCTTCCTGCCGTGGCTGCTCTTCGCCCCGTTCGCCGGTGTGCTGATCGACCGGGTCGACCGGATGCGCGCGATGGCGGTGGCCAACGCCCTGGCCGCGGTCGTCGTCGCTGCTCTCACCATCACCGTGGCCACCTCGACGGCGACACTGGGAGTGATGTACGCGGCGCTGTTCGCGGTCACGTGCTGTGAGACGGTGACCGACCCCGCGAGCCGGATCGCCGTCACCCGGCTGGTGCCGGGTCGGCTGCTGGACCGGGCCAACAGCCGGCTGGAGGGCGGGCGCCTGGTCGCCCAGGACTGCGTGGCCCGCCCCCTGGGCGGCGCGCTCTTCGCCGTGGCGGCGGTGCTGCCGGTGGCGGGTACGGCGCTGTCCTACGCCCTGTGCGCAGTGCTCACGATCCTGATCGTGGTGTCTCGGCGTCGGTCCGGTCGGGTCGGCACCGGGCGGACCGAGCCGGTGCGCGGCGCCGCGGTGAGTGCCAGCCGACAGTTGCGCGAGGGCTTCGGCCACGTCTTCGGGAACCCGCTGATGCGTGCGCTCGCGCTCAACAACGCGGCGATGATGATCGGCCTGCAGATGGGCACGGCCGTTCTGGTCCTCCACGTGCGGCACGAGTGGGGGGTGGGCGCCGCCTATTTCGGGCTCTTCACGTCGTCGCTGGCCGTGGGCGGTGTCCTGGGCGCGGTGTGCGCGGCACCGCTCATCGCCCGGCTCGGTCGGCGAGCGGTCCTGCTGGGCGGCTACACGGTCGGCGGGCTGGGCCTGGCTCTGATGGCACTGCTGCCCGACGCCTACCTGGGTGCGGTGGTGTTGGCGGTCGTGGGGCTGTGCCTGGCGCTCACCAACATCGCGGGCTCGCTGCTGTTCCAGACCATGGTCCCCGACCATCTGCGGGGCCGCGCATCCGCCGCCTTCCGTGCGCTTGGTTGGGGCCTGGCCCCGGTCGGTGCGCTTGCCGGCGGTCTGCTCGGCCGGGTGGACCTGTCCCTGCCCTACCTCGTCGGCGGCCTGACCATGGTCGTGGCGGTGGTCGTCTTCCGCCGTGTCCTCACGGAGTTCGCGCGCCGGTCGGATGAGTCCGCCGCCAACCTGGCCGCCGATGCGGTCCCACGGTGA
- a CDS encoding deoxyribonuclease IV codes for MNKKKNERPRSPVGAHVPVAGGMATKGLAYTEEIGAETVQVFVSNPRGWATKEGDPDQDARMRERTDLPLFVHSAYLINLGAPNEETAEKSLKSLEHALVRGGEINARGVVVHTGSAVSGGRDAGLERMRDRLLPLVQRLGEDVPPVLLEPMAGQGQVLCATVDDLVPYLEALDWHPNVGVCLDTAHLFAAGHDISTVEGMRETLDRFGEKVGADRLRLIHANDSKFPCDSKKDRHENIGKGHIGAEPFGELFRHPVSAGVPIVVETPGPEGPHGEDVATLKELRES; via the coding sequence ATGAACAAGAAGAAGAACGAACGCCCCCGGTCCCCGGTCGGAGCACACGTCCCGGTCGCCGGCGGCATGGCCACCAAGGGTCTGGCCTACACCGAGGAGATCGGCGCCGAGACGGTCCAGGTCTTCGTGTCCAACCCGCGCGGGTGGGCCACCAAGGAAGGCGACCCCGACCAGGACGCCCGGATGCGCGAACGCACGGACCTGCCGCTGTTCGTGCACTCGGCCTACCTCATCAACCTGGGCGCGCCCAACGAGGAGACCGCCGAGAAGTCGCTGAAGTCGCTGGAGCACGCCCTGGTGCGCGGCGGCGAGATCAACGCGCGAGGCGTGGTCGTGCACACCGGGTCGGCGGTCTCCGGCGGCCGCGACGCCGGGCTGGAGCGCATGCGCGACCGGCTGCTGCCCCTGGTGCAGCGGCTGGGCGAGGACGTGCCGCCCGTGCTGCTGGAGCCGATGGCGGGCCAGGGCCAGGTGCTGTGCGCGACCGTCGACGACCTGGTGCCCTACCTGGAGGCCCTGGACTGGCACCCGAACGTGGGCGTGTGCCTGGACACCGCGCACCTGTTCGCGGCAGGGCACGACATCTCCACCGTCGAAGGGATGCGCGAGACACTGGACCGGTTCGGCGAGAAGGTGGGCGCCGACCGGCTGCGGCTGATCCACGCCAACGACTCCAAGTTCCCGTGCGACAGCAAGAAGGACCGGCACGAGAACATCGGCAAGGGCCACATCGGCGCCGAACCGTTCGGGGAGCTGTTCCGCCACCCGGTCTCCGCCGGCGTGCCGATCGTCGTGGAGACGCCGGGTCCGGAGGGTCCGCACGGGGAGGACGTGGCCACCCTCAAGGAGCTGCGCGAGAGCTGA
- a CDS encoding winged helix-turn-helix domain-containing protein yields the protein MRERGAGGPYAHTPGPIDKDYGLTMQHDPRDTAPETERPQPMEVDALALRGLAHPLRGRLLEELGRNGPATATLLGRRLGESSGSTSYHLRQLSRYGFIDEDPGHTGGRERWWRLRPGGWSVAGTEFLRDPETRQAAAAVLHRHFHERKERFDVWNAYAQARPNAPAVRRWDPAAGDSVGHLRMTPREAEEFRLELMEVIRAMSDQYTGRTLETHPGTESVELQTALFPNLDEARAWARDTTEDGEAVDIAADGPGGEPER from the coding sequence GTGCGTGAGCGCGGTGCCGGGGGTCCGTACGCGCACACACCGGGCCCCATCGACAAGGACTACGGTTTGACCATGCAGCACGACCCGCGGGATACCGCCCCCGAGACCGAGCGGCCGCAGCCCATGGAGGTCGACGCGCTGGCCCTGCGCGGCCTGGCTCACCCACTGCGCGGCCGCCTCCTGGAAGAGCTCGGCCGCAACGGTCCCGCCACCGCGACGCTCCTGGGCCGGCGGCTGGGGGAGAGCAGCGGTTCGACCAGTTATCACCTGCGCCAACTCTCGCGTTACGGGTTCATCGACGAGGACCCCGGCCACACCGGCGGCCGGGAGCGCTGGTGGCGGTTGCGCCCCGGCGGCTGGTCGGTGGCCGGTACCGAGTTCCTGCGCGACCCGGAGACGCGTCAGGCCGCGGCGGCGGTCCTGCACCGCCACTTTCACGAGCGGAAGGAACGCTTCGACGTGTGGAACGCCTACGCTCAGGCCCGGCCCAACGCTCCCGCCGTCCGGCGGTGGGACCCGGCCGCGGGCGACTCCGTCGGCCATCTGCGGATGACACCACGGGAGGCCGAGGAGTTCCGCCTGGAGCTCATGGAGGTGATCCGGGCCATGTCGGACCAGTACACGGGGCGCACGCTTGAGACCCACCCCGGCACCGAGAGCGTGGAGCTGCAGACCGCCCTGTTCCCGAACCTGGACGAGGCACGGGCCTGGGCGCGCGACACCACCGAGGACGGGGAGGCCGTCGACATCGCCGCGGACGGTCCTGGCGGCGAGCCGGAGCGGTAG
- a CDS encoding FAD-binding oxidoreductase translates to MTTTSTPSALVRALSDRVSGPVTTPSSDHYDTERTGLQLLGRHRPAVVVGATRTEDVRAAVSAAADHHLPVAVQASGHGTGLALDGGVLVTTGRLSGVRVNPARRTAWVEAGAPWGEVVRAAAEHGLAPLSGSAPGVGAVPYTLGGGVGLMARRYGFAADHVRSLELVTVDGRVRRVDAEHDPELFWALRGGGGSFGVVTGMEVGLVPVSRVHGGSLFFDAGPDILDAWHEWTRNAPEDLTCGMTVLVLPDVPGVPEALRGRHIAQVAAVWTGPLDQGPNVVAPLREAAPVLMDTMRDLPYAESGSIYAEPDHPHGYRSRTMLLSDLDPASVAELVDRTGPFLPFMSVVGLRHLGGALAREPETANAVGHRDAAYLIAVLTAAEDSDTPDRAALRAGAAALFADHVLGRSLNFSFGPLAPEEVREAFAPDDFARLARVKAAVDPGDLVRANHPIPPLA, encoded by the coding sequence ATGACGACCACTTCGACACCCTCAGCCCTGGTCCGCGCACTGTCCGACCGGGTGAGCGGACCCGTGACCACACCCTCGTCCGACCACTACGACACCGAGCGCACCGGACTCCAGCTGCTCGGCCGCCACCGCCCCGCCGTCGTGGTCGGGGCCACCCGCACCGAGGACGTGCGCGCCGCCGTCAGCGCGGCCGCCGACCACCATCTGCCGGTCGCGGTCCAGGCCAGCGGCCACGGCACGGGACTGGCCCTGGACGGGGGCGTCCTGGTCACTACCGGCCGGCTGTCGGGCGTGCGGGTCAACCCCGCCCGGCGCACCGCGTGGGTCGAGGCCGGAGCCCCTTGGGGAGAGGTGGTCCGGGCCGCCGCCGAGCACGGGCTCGCGCCCCTGTCGGGCAGCGCTCCCGGCGTGGGCGCGGTGCCCTACACCCTGGGCGGCGGTGTGGGCCTGATGGCCAGGCGGTACGGATTCGCCGCCGACCATGTCCGAAGCCTCGAACTGGTGACCGTCGACGGCCGTGTGCGCCGTGTCGACGCCGAGCACGACCCCGAGCTGTTCTGGGCGCTGCGGGGCGGCGGCGGGTCCTTCGGCGTGGTCACCGGGATGGAGGTCGGCCTCGTCCCCGTGAGCCGGGTCCACGGGGGGAGCCTGTTCTTCGACGCCGGCCCCGACATCCTGGACGCCTGGCACGAGTGGACCCGGAACGCACCCGAGGACCTCACCTGCGGTATGACCGTCCTGGTCCTGCCGGACGTGCCCGGGGTGCCCGAGGCCCTGCGCGGGCGGCACATCGCCCAGGTCGCGGCGGTCTGGACCGGACCGCTCGACCAGGGTCCGAACGTCGTCGCCCCATTGCGCGAGGCCGCCCCCGTACTGATGGACACCATGCGCGACCTGCCCTACGCGGAGTCGGGCTCGATCTACGCCGAACCCGACCACCCGCACGGCTACCGTTCGCGCACCATGCTGCTGTCCGACCTCGACCCGGCGTCCGTGGCCGAACTCGTCGACCGCACCGGGCCGTTCCTGCCGTTCATGTCCGTGGTCGGGCTGCGCCACCTCGGCGGCGCCCTGGCCCGCGAACCCGAGACCGCCAACGCGGTCGGCCACCGCGACGCCGCGTACCTGATCGCCGTCCTCACGGCGGCCGAGGACTCCGACACCCCCGACAGGGCCGCCCTGCGCGCCGGTGCGGCGGCCCTGTTCGCCGACCACGTGCTCGGGCGCTCACTCAACTTCAGTTTCGGCCCGCTGGCCCCCGAGGAGGTCCGCGAGGCATTCGCACCCGACGACTTCGCCCGCCTGGCCCGCGTCAAGGCCGCCGTCGACCCCGGCGACCTCGTCCGCGCCAACCACCCGATCCCGCCCCTGGCCTGA
- a CDS encoding Tex family protein, with amino-acid sequence MTIPATPTIDQRIAEELGVGAHQVRAAVDLLDGGSTVPFIARYRKEATGTLDDAQLRRLEERLRYLRELNERRTAILESISSQGKLDAELEARINAADSKARLEDIYLPYKPKRRTKAQIAREAGLEPLAEALFTDPSLDPQETAAAYVDDDKGVADAKAALEGARSILVERFAEDADLSGHLRERLWERGRLGSTVREGKEEAGAKFADYFSFSEPLTALPSHRVLAMYRGEKEEVLTLNLEPEEPPADNPDGTTPRSSYENAIAAHFDIVDRGRPADRWLQDTVRWAWRTRILVRLDIDVRMRLWQQAEDDGVNVFAANLRDLLLAAPAGSRATLGLDPGLRTGVKVAVTDRTGKVVSTDTIYPHAPRRDWDGSLDRLAKLCAAHEVELVAIGNGTASRETDRLAADLLQRHPELGLTKVMVSEAGASVYSASAYASEELPDLDVSLRGAASIARRLQDPLAELVKIDPKSIGVGQYQHDLAEAKLSRSLDAVVEDCVNGVGVDVNTASVPLLTRVSGVTSTLARNIVAHRDANGPFRTREALRSVPRLGPKAFEQCAGFLRVNGGDDPLDASAVHPEAYPVVRRILARVGTDLPSLIGDKAALSAIRPQDFVDDTFGLPTVTDILAELDKPGRDPRPAFTTATFKEGVEKLDDLEPGMILEGVVTNVAAFGAFVDVGVHQDGLVHVSALSHDFVKDPRDVVKSGDIVKVKVREVDTARKRISLTMRLDDEAPSGEERRGGGGGGGRGRPQGKGKGGQGQGNNRGGRGGGRGGQTGGRDAAPSGAMADALRRAGLGR; translated from the coding sequence GTGACGATCCCTGCGACACCCACGATCGACCAGCGCATCGCCGAGGAACTCGGTGTGGGCGCGCACCAGGTCCGCGCCGCCGTCGACCTCCTCGACGGCGGGTCGACCGTGCCCTTCATCGCCCGGTACCGCAAGGAGGCGACCGGGACACTCGACGACGCCCAGTTGCGCCGGCTGGAGGAACGCCTTCGCTACCTGCGCGAACTGAACGAGCGGCGGACCGCGATCCTGGAGTCGATCAGTTCCCAGGGCAAGCTGGACGCCGAACTGGAAGCGCGCATCAACGCCGCCGACTCCAAGGCCCGCCTGGAGGACATCTACCTCCCCTACAAGCCCAAGCGGCGCACCAAGGCCCAGATCGCGCGCGAGGCGGGCCTGGAGCCCCTGGCCGAGGCACTCTTCACCGACCCGTCCCTGGATCCGCAGGAGACGGCCGCCGCCTACGTCGACGACGACAAGGGCGTGGCCGACGCCAAGGCCGCGCTGGAGGGCGCCCGCTCCATCCTGGTCGAGCGCTTCGCCGAGGACGCCGACCTCTCCGGTCACCTGCGCGAACGCCTCTGGGAGAGGGGACGCCTGGGCTCGACCGTCCGCGAGGGCAAGGAGGAGGCCGGCGCCAAGTTCGCCGACTACTTCTCCTTCTCCGAGCCCCTCACCGCGCTTCCCTCCCACCGCGTGCTGGCCATGTACCGGGGCGAGAAGGAGGAGGTCCTCACGCTCAACCTGGAGCCCGAGGAGCCGCCCGCCGACAACCCCGACGGCACCACGCCCCGCAGCTCCTACGAGAACGCCATCGCCGCGCACTTCGACATCGTCGACCGCGGCCGCCCCGCCGACCGCTGGCTCCAGGACACCGTGCGCTGGGCCTGGCGCACCCGCATCCTCGTGCGACTGGACATCGACGTGCGCATGCGCCTGTGGCAGCAGGCGGAGGACGACGGCGTCAACGTCTTCGCCGCCAACCTGCGCGACCTGCTCCTGGCCGCGCCCGCGGGCAGCCGCGCGACCCTGGGCCTGGACCCGGGGCTGCGCACCGGGGTGAAGGTCGCCGTCACCGACCGCACCGGAAAGGTCGTGTCCACCGACACGATCTACCCGCACGCGCCGCGCCGGGACTGGGACGGCTCGCTGGACCGGCTCGCCAAGCTGTGCGCCGCCCACGAGGTCGAACTCGTCGCCATCGGCAACGGCACCGCCTCCCGCGAGACCGACCGCCTGGCCGCCGACCTCCTCCAGCGCCACCCCGAGCTCGGACTCACCAAGGTGATGGTCTCCGAGGCCGGCGCGTCGGTGTACTCCGCCTCCGCCTACGCCTCCGAGGAACTGCCCGACCTGGACGTGTCCCTGCGCGGCGCGGCCTCCATCGCCCGCCGTCTGCAGGACCCGCTCGCCGAACTGGTCAAGATCGACCCCAAGTCCATCGGCGTGGGCCAGTACCAGCACGACCTCGCCGAGGCCAAGCTGTCGCGCTCCCTGGACGCGGTGGTCGAGGACTGCGTGAACGGCGTGGGCGTGGACGTCAACACCGCGTCCGTGCCGCTGCTGACCCGGGTGTCGGGCGTGACCTCCACCCTGGCCCGCAACATCGTCGCGCACCGCGACGCCAACGGGCCCTTCCGCACCCGCGAGGCGCTGCGATCAGTACCGCGTCTGGGCCCCAAGGCGTTCGAGCAGTGCGCGGGATTCCTGCGCGTCAACGGCGGTGACGACCCCCTGGACGCGTCCGCGGTCCACCCCGAGGCCTACCCGGTCGTCCGCCGGATCCTGGCGCGCGTCGGTACCGACCTGCCGTCGCTGATCGGCGACAAGGCGGCCCTGTCCGCGATCCGCCCGCAGGACTTCGTCGACGACACCTTCGGCCTGCCGACGGTCACCGACATCCTCGCCGAGCTGGACAAGCCCGGCCGCGACCCGCGCCCGGCCTTCACCACCGCCACCTTCAAGGAGGGCGTGGAGAAGCTGGACGACCTGGAGCCAGGCATGATCCTGGAGGGCGTGGTCACCAACGTCGCCGCCTTCGGGGCGTTCGTGGACGTGGGGGTGCACCAGGACGGGCTCGTCCACGTCTCGGCGCTGTCCCACGACTTCGTCAAGGACCCGCGCGACGTGGTCAAGTCCGGCGACATCGTCAAGGTCAAGGTGCGGGAGGTCGACACCGCGCGCAAGCGCATCTCACTGACCATGCGGCTGGACGACGAGGCCCCCTCCGGCGAGGAGCGGCGCGGCGGTGGCGGCGGTGGCGGCAGGGGCCGCCCTCAGGGCAAGGGCAAGGGCGGTCAGGGCCAGGGGAACAACCGCGGCGGCCGTGGCGGCGGACGCGGCGGCCAGACCGGGGGCCGCGACGCCGCGCCCTCGGGAGCGATGGCCGACGCACTGCGCCGCGCGGGTCTGGGCCGTTAG
- a CDS encoding acetyl-CoA carboxylase biotin carboxylase subunit family protein — protein MTVNVFVLGLDEQNRRVLEDLPGADRHRILPLLRWEEIGQAHEVDMPALLALAERRLDTFEGTVDAVIGYWDFPVSSLVPLLCEPRGLPCTPLESVVRCEHKYWSRLEQRAVVPEAVPRFGEVDLDDDVKPEGLSYPLWVKPVKSFSSELAFRVTDDDGFREAMEEIRAGAGRIGDAFQWVMERVTLPPEVEKAGGTAGLAEEEAVGEQLTVEGYVRDGVPRVYGIIDSPHYPGTSSFLRYEYPSRVPEEAQERLTDLTERVISRMGLNDTTFNVEYFHEPDSGAITLVEINPRHSQSHARMLELVRGVSNHEICLRLALGQEPPLDRDGRYAVAAKWFVRRFGDGFVARAPTPEDVARACGRVPDAWAEVVAHEGEWLSDLPIQDSYSYELAHVIVGARDTDECERRYRECAGELPFTILDTDDRSRE, from the coding sequence ATGACCGTGAACGTGTTCGTCCTGGGACTGGACGAACAGAATCGCCGAGTGCTGGAGGACCTGCCCGGAGCCGACCGCCACCGCATCCTCCCGCTGCTCCGCTGGGAGGAGATCGGCCAGGCCCACGAGGTGGACATGCCCGCCCTGCTCGCGCTGGCGGAGCGGCGCCTGGACACCTTCGAGGGGACCGTCGACGCCGTCATCGGCTACTGGGACTTCCCGGTGAGCTCACTGGTCCCGCTGCTGTGCGAGCCCCGCGGCCTGCCCTGTACGCCCCTGGAATCGGTCGTGCGGTGCGAGCACAAGTACTGGAGCCGCCTCGAACAGCGCGCGGTCGTCCCCGAGGCCGTGCCCCGGTTCGGTGAGGTCGATCTGGATGACGACGTCAAACCGGAGGGCCTGTCCTACCCGCTGTGGGTGAAGCCGGTGAAGTCCTTCTCCTCCGAGCTGGCCTTCCGCGTCACCGACGACGACGGCTTCCGCGAGGCGATGGAGGAGATCCGGGCGGGCGCCGGCCGGATCGGCGATGCCTTCCAGTGGGTGATGGAGCGCGTCACCCTGCCGCCGGAGGTCGAGAAGGCGGGCGGCACCGCCGGTCTGGCGGAGGAGGAGGCCGTCGGCGAGCAGCTCACCGTGGAGGGCTACGTCCGCGACGGGGTCCCCCGGGTGTACGGGATCATCGACTCCCCGCACTACCCGGGCACGTCGAGCTTCCTGCGCTACGAATACCCCTCACGCGTGCCGGAGGAGGCCCAGGAGCGGCTGACCGACCTGACCGAGCGCGTCATCTCCCGGATGGGGCTCAACGACACGACCTTCAACGTCGAGTACTTCCACGAGCCGGACAGCGGCGCCATCACCCTGGTGGAGATCAATCCGCGGCACTCCCAGTCGCACGCGCGGATGCTCGAACTCGTGCGGGGGGTGTCCAACCACGAGATCTGCCTGCGCCTCGCCCTGGGGCAGGAACCACCTCTGGATCGCGACGGGCGGTACGCGGTGGCCGCCAAGTGGTTCGTGCGCCGATTCGGCGACGGGTTCGTGGCGCGTGCGCCCACTCCGGAGGACGTGGCCCGCGCCTGCGGACGGGTGCCCGACGCGTGGGCGGAGGTGGTGGCGCACGAGGGGGAGTGGCTCTCCGACCTGCCCATCCAGGACAGCTACAGCTACGAGCTGGCCCACGTGATCGTGGGCGCCCGGGACACCGACGAGTGCGAGCGCAGGTACCGGGAGTGCGCGGGGGAGCTGCCCTTCACGATCCTGGACACCGACGACCGGTCGCGAGAGTGA
- a CDS encoding CocE/NonD family hydrolase, with protein MRTVSDLPNEVREDEYVQVPVSDGVRLAARIWRPVDSGDRPVPAVLEFIPYRRRDLTAQRDSIHHPYMAGHGYACARVDLRGSGDSEGVLTDEYLERELLDAEEVLAWLADRPWCDGRTGMMGISWGGFNALQVAARRPASLRAIVTACSTDDRYSDDVHYMGGCLLGDNLSWASTMFAYNSCPPDPELVGDTWREMWHERLENSGLWLDTWLRHQYRDEYWKHGSVAEDLDAIEVPVMAVSGWADGYSNSVFRLLAGLRSPCLGLLGPWSHKYPHLGQPGPAIGFLQEVVRWWDRWLKGVDNDVMDAPALRAWMQESVPPSTAYEERPGRWVGEPRWPSPNVVVDSRAMGAGRVLGEGEAPDPEAVSTLSSPLSTGQHAGKWCSYNAPPDLPYDQREDDGGSMVFDSRPLTERVEILGSVVVELDLAVDRPDAMVAVRLCDVTPKGETTRVTYGLLNLTHAGGHEVPERLEPGRRYRVSVPLNGVAQAFPPGHRIRVAVSTSYWPLAWPPPEPVTLSVFPGEHTRVLLPVRPAGAGGGPVAPFGEPEGTAPVPTSVVELGEQRWDLSHDLVHYRKSLNVVKDLGTVSFDDIDLRVRRRAEERYSWVGNDYDTVRGETVWTMGFARGDWSVRTTTRTVLTSTRTDFHLHATLDAYEGTRRVATRIFTSVIPRDRV; from the coding sequence ATGCGAACCGTCAGCGACCTGCCCAACGAGGTCCGTGAGGACGAGTACGTCCAGGTCCCGGTCAGCGACGGGGTCCGGCTCGCCGCGCGGATCTGGCGGCCCGTGGACAGCGGGGACCGGCCCGTGCCCGCCGTCCTGGAGTTCATTCCCTACCGCAGGCGGGACCTGACCGCCCAGCGCGACTCGATTCACCACCCCTACATGGCCGGGCACGGGTACGCGTGCGCGCGCGTGGACCTGCGGGGCAGCGGCGACTCCGAAGGGGTGCTCACCGACGAGTACCTGGAGCGCGAGCTGCTGGACGCCGAGGAGGTGCTGGCCTGGCTGGCGGACCGGCCCTGGTGCGACGGGCGCACCGGGATGATGGGGATCTCCTGGGGCGGGTTCAACGCCCTGCAGGTGGCCGCGCGGCGGCCCGCGAGCCTGCGCGCCATCGTCACGGCCTGCTCGACGGACGACCGCTACAGCGACGACGTCCACTACATGGGCGGATGCCTGCTCGGGGACAACCTGTCCTGGGCCTCGACGATGTTCGCCTACAACTCGTGCCCGCCCGACCCCGAGCTCGTCGGCGACACATGGCGCGAGATGTGGCACGAGCGGTTGGAGAACAGCGGTCTGTGGCTCGACACCTGGCTGCGCCACCAGTACCGGGACGAGTACTGGAAGCACGGGTCGGTCGCTGAGGACCTGGACGCGATCGAGGTGCCGGTGATGGCGGTCAGCGGCTGGGCCGACGGCTACTCCAACAGTGTCTTCCGCCTCCTGGCCGGTCTGCGCTCGCCGTGCCTGGGGCTGCTGGGGCCGTGGTCGCACAAGTACCCCCACCTGGGGCAGCCCGGGCCCGCCATCGGCTTCCTGCAGGAGGTCGTGCGCTGGTGGGACCGCTGGCTCAAGGGAGTGGACAACGACGTGATGGACGCGCCGGCGCTGCGGGCGTGGATGCAGGAGAGCGTGCCGCCGTCCACGGCCTACGAGGAACGGCCGGGGCGCTGGGTCGGTGAGCCGCGGTGGCCCTCGCCGAACGTCGTCGTCGACTCCCGCGCGATGGGGGCCGGACGCGTACTGGGGGAGGGGGAGGCCCCGGACCCGGAGGCGGTCTCGACGCTGTCGTCCCCGCTGTCGACGGGGCAGCACGCGGGCAAGTGGTGTTCGTACAACGCGCCGCCCGACCTGCCCTACGACCAGCGTGAGGACGACGGCGGGTCGATGGTGTTCGACAGCCGGCCGCTGACCGAGCGGGTGGAGATCCTGGGTTCGGTGGTGGTCGAGCTGGACCTGGCGGTGGACCGCCCGGACGCGATGGTCGCGGTGCGCCTGTGCGACGTGACACCCAAGGGGGAGACCACGCGGGTCACCTACGGGCTGCTCAACCTGACGCACGCGGGTGGTCACGAGGTACCGGAGCGGCTGGAGCCGGGGCGCCGGTACCGGGTCTCGGTACCACTGAACGGTGTGGCGCAGGCGTTCCCGCCCGGGCACCGGATCCGGGTCGCGGTGTCGACCTCGTACTGGCCGCTGGCCTGGCCGCCGCCCGAACCGGTGACACTGTCGGTGTTCCCGGGGGAGCACACCCGCGTCCTGCTGCCGGTGCGCCCGGCCGGGGCCGGCGGCGGGCCCGTGGCGCCCTTCGGCGAGCCGGAGGGCACGGCCCCGGTTCCGACCAGCGTGGTGGAGCTGGGGGAGCAGCGGTGGGACCTGTCCCATGACCTGGTCCACTATCGGAAGTCGCTGAACGTGGTCAAGGACCTGGGGACGGTGTCCTTCGACGACATCGACCTGCGCGTGCGGCGGCGGGCGGAAGAGCGCTACAGCTGGGTCGGCAACGACTACGACACGGTCCGGGGGGAGACGGTGTGGACGATGGGCTTCGCCCGGGGGGACTGGTCGGTGCGGACCACGACCCGTACGGTGCTGACGTCGACCAGGACCGACTTCCACCTGCACGCCACGCTGGACGCCTATGAGGGGACGCGCCGGGTGGCCACGCGGATCTTCACGTCGGTGATCCCGCGCGACCGGGTGTGA